Proteins from a single region of Dyadobacter fanqingshengii:
- the glyA gene encoding serine hydroxymethyltransferase, translating to MSTLTSVERDTTIFDLINREKHRQESGIELIASENFTSRQVMEAAGSVLTNKYAEGLPGKRYYGGCEVVDEIEQIAIDRLKELFGATWANVQPHSGAQANTAVFLACLNPGDKIMGFNLAHGGHLTHGSPVNISGKYFQPIFYGVEAETGLIDWDKVEETAVRERPKLLICGASAYSRDWDYERLRAIADQVGALLMADIAHPAGLIAKGLLNDPFDHCHIVTTTTHKTLRGPRGGVIMMRNDFENPFGIKTPKGQLRTMSSLLDSGVFPGTQGGPLEHIIAAKAIAFGEALSEGYYNYAVQVKKNAQAMAKAFTDKGYGIISGGTDNHLMLIDLRTKSGQNPGLTGKLAENTLIKADITINKNMVPFDDKSPMVTSGIRVGTAAVTTRGMVESDMERIVDFIDTVLVNHDQDAKIAGVKSEINNWMKQYPLYL from the coding sequence ATGTCTACTCTCACAAGCGTTGAACGTGACACCACCATTTTTGATCTTATCAATAGAGAAAAGCACCGTCAGGAATCCGGCATTGAGCTGATCGCGTCAGAAAACTTCACGTCCAGACAGGTGATGGAAGCGGCTGGAAGCGTTTTGACGAACAAATATGCAGAAGGACTGCCAGGCAAGCGTTATTACGGCGGGTGTGAGGTTGTAGATGAAATCGAACAAATTGCCATTGACCGTTTGAAGGAGCTTTTCGGCGCTACCTGGGCAAACGTTCAGCCACATTCGGGTGCACAGGCCAACACGGCTGTGTTCCTTGCATGCCTTAACCCTGGCGATAAAATTATGGGTTTCAACCTGGCACATGGTGGTCACTTGACGCACGGATCGCCGGTTAACATTTCAGGAAAATATTTTCAGCCTATATTTTACGGAGTAGAAGCAGAAACTGGATTGATAGATTGGGACAAAGTGGAGGAAACTGCTGTAAGAGAGCGTCCAAAACTGTTGATCTGCGGTGCTTCGGCTTATAGCCGCGACTGGGATTACGAGCGTCTGCGTGCAATTGCCGATCAGGTTGGCGCATTGTTAATGGCGGATATCGCCCACCCTGCTGGCCTGATCGCCAAAGGTTTGCTGAACGATCCATTCGATCATTGTCACATAGTAACAACCACAACACATAAAACCCTTCGCGGGCCACGCGGCGGTGTGATTATGATGCGTAATGATTTTGAGAATCCGTTTGGCATCAAAACACCAAAAGGTCAGCTGCGCACCATGTCATCCCTTTTGGATTCTGGTGTATTCCCAGGAACGCAGGGCGGACCATTGGAGCACATCATTGCGGCGAAAGCGATTGCTTTCGGAGAAGCATTGAGCGAAGGTTATTATAACTACGCAGTGCAGGTTAAGAAAAATGCGCAGGCGATGGCCAAAGCATTTACAGATAAAGGTTACGGCATTATTTCCGGCGGAACAGATAACCATTTAATGCTGATCGACCTTCGCACGAAAAGTGGTCAAAATCCAGGTCTAACTGGCAAATTGGCAGAAAACACGTTGATCAAGGCAGACATTACAATTAATAAGAATATGGTTCCCTTCGATGACAAATCACCAATGGTCACTTCGGGTATCCGCGTTGGAACGGCTGCTGTTACAACACGCGGAATGGTTGAGTCGGATATGGAGCGCATTGTGGATTTTATTGATACTGTGCTTGTTAACCATGATCAGGATGCAAAAATTGCCGGAGTAAAAAGTGAGATCAATAACTGGATGAAACAATATCCTTTGTACCTCTGA
- the nagB gene encoding glucosamine-6-phosphate deaminase — translation MQASNNGKGTPGTIGQPITYEKIPTQIFADSKEASNAVAREIADLIRQKQKEGKKCVLGLATGSSPKTVYAILVRMHKEEGLSFKNVISFNLDEYYQMEPDSIYSYHRFMKEQLFDHVDIAKENYFLPDGTVPPALLRDYCTSYENKINAVGGLDFQLLGIGGNGHIGFNEPGSLINSRTRLITLDHSTRVAAGMEFGGLHNVPRKAITLGVAPILNARRIVLLAWGERKASVIRGAVEGPVTELNPASYLQAHPDVSFVVDESAASELTRIKTPWAVDSVIWDNKMIKKAISHLSSSLNKPILKLTDKDYNDNGMSDLLAQYGSGYEININVFNQLQHTITGWPGGKPNADDTHRPERAQPSKKRVLIFSPHPDDDIISMGGTFQRLVDQGHEVHVAYQTSGNIAVADDEALRFIDFVVDFNKGFGIDSPDANKLFLDAKEFLKHTKDSEIDTPEIRKVKGLLRQGEAKATCRFVGIPTSQAHFLNMPFYETGTVQKKPIGEEDIRIIEALIEEVKPHQIYAAGDFADPHGTHKVCWDAIEAALQRSKHKNFMKDCWVWLYRGAWAEWDIYEIEMAVPMSPDQVLKKRQGIFKHQSQKDGVVFQGEDSREFWQRAEERNRATAHLYDELGLAEYEAMEAFVRWKF, via the coding sequence ATGCAAGCTTCCAACAACGGGAAAGGTACGCCCGGGACGATAGGCCAGCCAATCACCTACGAAAAAATACCAACTCAAATTTTCGCCGATTCCAAAGAAGCTTCCAATGCGGTGGCAAGGGAAATTGCTGATTTGATCCGTCAAAAGCAGAAAGAGGGTAAGAAATGTGTGTTGGGCTTAGCGACTGGATCTTCACCAAAAACGGTTTATGCAATTCTTGTGCGCATGCACAAGGAGGAAGGTTTGAGTTTCAAGAATGTGATTTCATTCAACCTGGATGAATATTACCAAATGGAGCCGGATTCGATTTACAGCTATCACCGGTTCATGAAAGAGCAGTTGTTCGACCACGTGGATATTGCAAAGGAGAATTATTTCCTTCCGGATGGCACGGTTCCTCCTGCATTACTGCGCGATTACTGCACATCTTACGAAAACAAAATAAACGCTGTGGGCGGTCTGGATTTCCAGCTTTTGGGAATCGGGGGAAATGGTCACATTGGTTTCAACGAACCGGGATCGCTGATCAATTCCCGTACAAGGCTGATCACACTCGACCATTCTACGCGCGTTGCGGCTGGGATGGAGTTTGGCGGATTGCATAATGTGCCTCGTAAAGCCATTACATTGGGTGTTGCGCCTATTTTGAATGCACGCCGCATTGTGCTCCTGGCTTGGGGTGAAAGAAAAGCTTCGGTAATACGCGGCGCTGTTGAAGGCCCGGTTACTGAATTGAACCCTGCTTCTTATTTGCAGGCGCATCCGGATGTTTCGTTCGTTGTGGATGAAAGCGCTGCTTCCGAACTTACCCGCATTAAGACGCCTTGGGCTGTTGATTCGGTAATTTGGGATAATAAAATGATCAAAAAGGCGATCAGCCATTTGTCGAGCTCGCTGAACAAGCCCATTCTTAAATTGACTGATAAGGATTACAATGACAATGGTATGAGCGATTTGCTGGCCCAATATGGTTCCGGCTATGAGATCAATATCAACGTATTTAATCAATTACAACATACCATTACAGGATGGCCGGGTGGAAAACCCAATGCGGATGATACACACCGTCCTGAAAGAGCGCAGCCATCCAAGAAACGCGTATTGATTTTCAGCCCGCATCCGGACGATGATATCATTTCAATGGGTGGAACATTCCAGCGATTGGTGGATCAGGGACATGAAGTGCATGTGGCTTACCAGACTTCGGGTAACATTGCCGTTGCGGATGATGAGGCATTGCGTTTTATCGATTTCGTGGTTGACTTCAACAAAGGTTTTGGCATCGACAGCCCGGACGCAAACAAGCTGTTCCTGGATGCAAAAGAGTTTTTGAAACATACCAAAGACAGTGAAATTGATACGCCTGAGATCAGGAAAGTGAAAGGATTGCTTCGCCAGGGTGAGGCTAAGGCGACTTGCCGGTTTGTGGGCATTCCAACGAGCCAGGCGCACTTTCTGAACATGCCATTCTACGAAACAGGAACGGTTCAGAAAAAACCGATCGGGGAAGAAGATATCCGCATCATTGAAGCGCTTATTGAAGAAGTAAAACCACATCAGATCTACGCGGCCGGTGACTTCGCTGATCCGCACGGAACGCATAAAGTTTGCTGGGATGCCATTGAGGCAGCATTGCAGCGTTCGAAACATAAAAATTTCATGAAGGATTGCTGGGTATGGTTATACCGCGGAGCATGGGCTGAGTGGGACATTTATGAAATTGAAATGGCAGTGCCGATGAGCCCGGATCAGGTTCTGAAAAAACGTCAGGGAATATTTAAGCACCAGTCTCAAAAGGACGGCGTTGTGTTCCAGGGCGAAGATTCGAGGGAATTCTGGCAACGTGCAGAAGAGCGTAACCGCGCAACGGCTCACTTGTATGACGAGCTTGGGTTAGCTGAGTACGAAGCAATGGAAGCTTTTGTAAGATGGAAATTTTAA
- the mutL gene encoding DNA mismatch repair endonuclease MutL encodes MPSSDIIQLLPDSIANQIAAGEVVQRPASVVKELMENAIDAKANHVQVILKEAGRTLIQIIDDGSGMSETDARMSFERHATSKIRQSEDLFRIRTMGFRGEALASIAAIAQVELRTRQEFDELGTMIRIDGSEIKAQEAVACLKGTNLSVKNLFFNVPARRNFLKSNSVEMRHVLDEFQRVALAHPQVSFTLHHNDTEVFNLQSGKLVRRIIDIYGKSYREQLAFCQEDTSYISVRGYIGKPEFARKTRGEQFFFVNDRYIKHSYMHHAVISAFDGTIPEGSHPFYVLFIEIDPSHIDINIHPTKTEIKFDDERSVYAIVMAAVKKAVGVYNLSQSIDFDDNINFLNPTASDQNHNLIPRTVMPDWAAQSKKGEGGQSRSNLTNWNKLFEGLQNTEDRNRELAAFEINATTVSRPSFQEQPKTIASKINRMASEVISAPESDAVLFQLHNRYILSQVKDGIMLIDQKAAYERILYERYRKMLTNRNGACQQLLFPKTIRLTHSDMQLVNETKKEIRSLGFEFDEFGSNELIIRGIPADLPEESEQDLFEELIEQLKQSYSDLKLNKPESLSRSLARRFSVRYAVKLSFVEIHTLIDQLFASTDPNRTPSGEAIIVLLTMDKLTSIFKA; translated from the coding sequence ATGCCGTCTTCCGACATCATACAATTATTACCAGATTCCATAGCCAATCAAATTGCTGCCGGCGAGGTTGTTCAGCGACCTGCATCGGTGGTGAAGGAGCTTATGGAAAATGCCATTGATGCGAAGGCGAACCATGTTCAGGTTATTTTGAAAGAGGCTGGGAGGACGCTCATTCAGATCATCGATGATGGCTCTGGAATGTCTGAAACGGATGCCAGAATGAGTTTTGAAAGGCACGCTACGTCAAAGATCCGGCAGTCGGAAGATCTTTTCAGGATCCGTACGATGGGCTTCCGCGGCGAGGCGCTCGCTTCCATTGCTGCTATTGCACAAGTTGAGCTCAGGACGCGTCAGGAGTTTGACGAGTTGGGCACCATGATCCGGATCGACGGCTCGGAGATTAAAGCGCAGGAAGCCGTTGCGTGTTTAAAAGGGACAAACCTTTCAGTTAAAAATCTGTTTTTTAATGTTCCCGCCCGACGAAACTTCCTGAAATCCAATTCCGTTGAAATGCGTCATGTTCTGGACGAATTTCAAAGAGTTGCGCTGGCACATCCGCAGGTTAGTTTCACATTGCACCATAACGATACGGAGGTTTTTAATCTGCAATCAGGCAAGCTGGTAAGGCGGATCATTGATATTTACGGGAAGAGTTATCGGGAGCAACTGGCTTTTTGTCAGGAAGATACATCCTACATTAGCGTGCGCGGCTACATTGGAAAACCTGAATTTGCCAGAAAAACACGTGGAGAGCAGTTTTTCTTTGTGAATGATCGCTATATCAAGCATAGTTACATGCATCATGCGGTTATCAGCGCTTTTGATGGCACTATACCGGAAGGAAGTCACCCATTTTACGTGCTTTTTATTGAAATTGACCCCTCGCACATCGATATAAATATTCATCCAACAAAAACCGAAATCAAGTTTGACGACGAAAGATCGGTTTATGCGATTGTTATGGCAGCCGTGAAAAAGGCGGTTGGCGTATATAATCTGTCGCAGTCTATTGATTTTGATGATAATATCAATTTTTTAAATCCGACAGCCTCAGATCAGAATCATAACCTGATCCCGAGAACAGTAATGCCGGACTGGGCCGCACAATCCAAAAAAGGCGAAGGAGGACAGTCCAGATCGAACCTTACCAATTGGAATAAACTTTTCGAAGGATTACAAAATACCGAAGACCGCAACCGGGAACTGGCTGCATTTGAAATCAATGCGACCACCGTTTCCAGGCCTTCGTTTCAGGAGCAGCCCAAAACCATTGCCAGCAAGATTAACAGGATGGCTTCGGAAGTAATCTCTGCGCCCGAAAGCGATGCTGTGCTTTTTCAGCTTCATAACCGATACATTCTCTCGCAGGTGAAAGACGGCATAATGCTGATCGACCAAAAAGCTGCTTACGAAAGGATCCTGTACGAGCGATATCGTAAAATGCTTACGAACAGAAATGGAGCCTGCCAGCAACTGCTTTTCCCAAAAACGATCCGGCTCACGCATTCGGATATGCAGCTGGTGAACGAGACTAAAAAGGAAATCCGGAGTCTGGGATTTGAATTCGACGAGTTTGGATCCAATGAACTGATCATTAGGGGAATTCCGGCCGACTTACCAGAAGAAAGCGAGCAGGACCTTTTTGAGGAGCTGATTGAGCAACTTAAACAGAGTTATTCCGACCTTAAACTAAATAAACCTGAAAGCCTTTCGCGTTCGCTCGCCAGGCGCTTCTCCGTCCGTTATGCAGTGAAGCTTTCATTCGTAGAAATTCACACATTAATTGATCAGCTATTCGCTTCAACCGACCCTAACAGAACGCCCAGCGGCGAGGCTATCATTGTTTTGCTTACGATGGATAAACTTACGAGTATATTTAAGGCCTAG
- a CDS encoding rhomboid family intramembrane serine protease, producing MSKHAERIYEANLDFLNKFEDNPTNSGYIQQSVEFVNTYYQSLINTPLVGASGAIFGILMAFGLLFPNTELFLLFVPFPIKAKYFVAFYGLYELYAGFQNAQSDNVAHFAHIGGMLFAYILLRYWNTQKTNFY from the coding sequence ATGAGTAAACACGCTGAAAGAATTTACGAAGCCAACCTTGATTTTTTAAATAAGTTTGAAGACAATCCCACAAATTCTGGTTACATTCAACAAAGTGTAGAATTTGTAAATACATACTATCAAAGTTTGATTAATACGCCACTGGTTGGTGCTTCCGGAGCAATTTTCGGTATCCTCATGGCGTTTGGTTTATTGTTTCCGAATACTGAGCTTTTTCTCCTTTTTGTTCCGTTTCCGATTAAGGCTAAATATTTTGTTGCTTTTTACGGTTTGTACGAATTATATGCAGGATTTCAAAATGCTCAGTCAGACAATGTTGCTCATTTTGCGCATATTGGAGGAATGCTATTTGCATATATATTGTTGCGTTACTGGAACACGCAAAAAACAAATTTCTATTGA
- a CDS encoding rhomboid family intramembrane serine protease — MSNIVDDVKREFAKSENALVKIILVNTAVFLTLLLLKIILTLSQSSNVYNAVINTLQLPAATNEFLYKPWTLVTYFFTHDDIFHILFNMLFLYWFGKLIDEYLGAKRVIALYMLGGIAGGLIYIVLYNALPYFQAHVEGSRMLGASAAAFSVAVGASTLLPNYTFNLIFLGPIRIKFIALFYIILSLAQTVGPNAGGNLAHLGGAFIGYVFIKLLQSGTDLGKPIYAVMNGWSRLFRKRPSMQVTYRERQVYRSTSVYSSTSSSGTIEMPDQMEIDSILDKISKSGYESLTREEKQKLFKASQQK; from the coding sequence ATGAGCAATATTGTTGATGACGTAAAAAGGGAGTTTGCCAAATCAGAGAATGCACTTGTCAAGATAATCCTTGTAAATACCGCAGTTTTCTTGACATTACTGCTATTGAAGATTATTCTGACGCTTTCTCAATCTTCAAACGTTTATAACGCGGTAATTAATACCCTGCAGCTCCCTGCTGCAACAAACGAGTTTTTGTACAAGCCCTGGACGCTCGTCACTTACTTTTTCACACACGACGATATTTTCCATATCCTTTTCAATATGCTATTCCTGTATTGGTTTGGAAAGCTTATTGATGAATATCTTGGTGCGAAGCGCGTTATAGCACTGTATATGCTTGGTGGAATTGCGGGCGGATTGATTTACATTGTTCTTTACAACGCCTTACCTTATTTCCAGGCTCACGTGGAAGGTTCCAGGATGCTGGGTGCTTCGGCAGCAGCCTTTTCTGTTGCAGTAGGAGCCTCTACTTTACTTCCCAACTACACATTCAATCTTATTTTTCTAGGGCCGATCCGGATCAAGTTCATCGCTCTTTTTTATATTATCCTATCTCTTGCTCAAACTGTCGGGCCTAATGCCGGGGGTAATCTGGCGCATTTGGGTGGTGCATTTATTGGATATGTATTTATCAAATTGTTGCAAAGTGGTACAGACCTTGGTAAGCCGATTTATGCAGTCATGAACGGCTGGTCCCGATTGTTCCGCAAACGCCCTTCTATGCAGGTTACTTACCGTGAAAGACAGGTTTACAGAAGCACAAGCGTGTATTCGTCTACGTCTTCGTCGGGAACGATCGAAATGCCTGATCAAATGGAAATTGATTCTATTTTGGATAAAATTTCCAAATCCGGGTATGAAAGTCTGACGAGAGAAGAAAAGCAAAAGCTGTTCAAGGCAAGTCAGCAAAAATAA
- the dxs gene encoding 1-deoxy-D-xylulose-5-phosphate synthase, translating to MLIKPGKLLAKIDSPEDLRKLDSSQLPQVCNELRQFIIDNVSVYGGHFGASLGVVELSVALHYVFNTPDDQLVWDVGHQAYGHKILTGRRDNFHSNRTYGGLSGFPRRSESIYDAFGVGHSSTSISSALGMAVASALEKNFERQHIAIIGDGAMTAGMAFEGMNHAGATDSNLLIILNDNCMAIDPNVGALKEYLTDITTSQTYNKFRDEVWNMLGKMSNFGKSAQEIVSKVETVMKTAILRQSNLFESLGLRYFGPIDGNDISHLTEVLKDLKSIPGPKILHCLTVKGKGYGPAEKDQTKWHSPGIFDKITGEIKVKVYDQPQAPKYQDVFGNTIVELAKQNPKIVGVTPAMPSGSSLNIMMDLIPERAFDVGIAEQHAVTFSAGMATRGEVVFCNIYSTFMQRAYDQVIHDVCIQELPVIFCLDRAGLVGADGPTHHGLYDIAYMRCIPNMVVASPMNEQELRNLMYTAQLESFQSGKQAFTIRYPRGAGVMPNWNTPFEEIVIGKGRRLRHGEDLAILSFGPVGNYALKACEQLENHGISVSLYDMRFAKPLDEPLLHEIFTNHSRVVTVEDGCLQGGFGSAVIEFMADNGYSSTVKRLGIPDSIIEHGEPNELYRECGIDTEGIVKTVTEFLDAKSLAKTVMLN from the coding sequence ATGCTTATAAAACCTGGGAAATTATTAGCTAAAATTGACTCTCCTGAGGACTTACGAAAGTTAGACAGTTCCCAGCTTCCACAAGTTTGTAATGAATTGCGTCAGTTTATTATTGATAATGTTTCCGTCTATGGCGGCCATTTTGGTGCGAGCCTTGGCGTAGTTGAATTAAGCGTTGCGCTTCATTACGTTTTCAACACACCCGACGATCAGCTGGTTTGGGATGTAGGACATCAGGCTTATGGTCACAAGATCCTGACTGGCAGAAGAGATAATTTTCATTCTAACCGCACATACGGAGGTCTTTCAGGATTTCCAAGACGCAGCGAAAGCATTTACGATGCATTTGGGGTGGGACATTCATCTACTTCCATCTCGTCAGCATTGGGTATGGCCGTGGCTTCGGCATTGGAAAAAAATTTTGAAAGACAACATATAGCCATTATAGGAGACGGCGCAATGACTGCGGGAATGGCATTCGAAGGCATGAACCATGCCGGAGCAACCGATTCCAATCTGCTTATCATTTTAAATGATAACTGCATGGCTATCGATCCCAATGTGGGCGCGCTGAAAGAATATTTGACCGACATCACCACTTCGCAGACTTATAATAAGTTTAGGGACGAGGTTTGGAATATGCTTGGTAAGATGAGCAATTTTGGAAAGAGCGCTCAGGAGATCGTTTCTAAGGTTGAAACGGTTATGAAAACGGCTATCCTTCGTCAGAGCAATCTCTTTGAATCATTAGGTTTGAGATATTTCGGACCCATTGACGGCAATGATATTAGCCACCTTACCGAGGTTTTGAAAGACCTTAAAAGCATTCCCGGACCCAAAATCTTGCATTGCCTAACGGTAAAAGGCAAGGGCTATGGGCCTGCTGAAAAAGATCAAACCAAATGGCATTCACCTGGCATATTTGATAAAATAACCGGTGAGATAAAAGTAAAGGTTTACGACCAGCCGCAGGCACCGAAATATCAGGATGTTTTTGGTAACACCATTGTCGAGCTTGCCAAACAAAATCCTAAGATAGTTGGAGTAACTCCTGCTATGCCATCGGGTTCGTCATTGAATATTATGATGGATTTGATTCCTGAAAGAGCTTTTGATGTGGGCATCGCTGAACAGCATGCGGTAACATTCTCGGCAGGCATGGCGACGAGAGGAGAGGTTGTGTTTTGTAATATATATTCAACATTCATGCAGCGGGCTTATGACCAAGTTATTCATGATGTCTGCATTCAAGAGCTTCCCGTTATATTTTGCCTGGATAGGGCGGGGTTAGTAGGAGCAGACGGGCCAACACATCACGGCCTATATGACATTGCTTACATGCGTTGCATCCCGAATATGGTGGTTGCTTCACCTATGAATGAGCAAGAGCTAAGAAATTTGATGTACACCGCTCAGTTGGAAAGTTTTCAATCAGGAAAGCAAGCCTTCACCATCAGATATCCGAGAGGTGCAGGGGTTATGCCAAATTGGAACACACCGTTTGAAGAAATTGTGATAGGTAAGGGCAGGAGGCTGAGACATGGTGAAGACCTTGCTATTTTGTCATTCGGTCCTGTTGGAAATTACGCTTTGAAAGCATGCGAGCAACTGGAAAATCACGGCATTTCCGTATCGCTATATGACATGCGTTTTGCGAAGCCATTAGACGAGCCGTTATTGCACGAAATATTTACTAACCACAGTAGAGTCGTAACAGTAGAAGATGGCTGCTTACAAGGCGGTTTTGGCAGTGCTGTTATCGAATTTATGGCTGACAATGGCTATTCTTCTACGGTTAAAAGGCTGGGCATACCAGACAGCATCATTGAACATGGTGAACCCAACGAACTTTACCGTGAGTGCGGCATCGATACTGAGGGCATTGTTAAAACAGTCACAGAGTTCTTAGATGCAAAGTCACTCGCTAAAACGGTGATGTTGAATTAA
- the pruA gene encoding L-glutamate gamma-semialdehyde dehydrogenase, which produces MSLGIFNVPAVRNEPVKNYAPGSPERDLLKKALEEARSRTIEIPQYIGSQEIYSQNKRAISPPHDHQHLLGYFHEGSAEDVRLAVDAAIEARKSWAVLNWEQRAAIFLKAADLIAGPYRAEINAATMLGQSKNAYQAEIDSACEIIDFLRLNVNFMRDIYSQQPLSSDGIWNRMEYRPLEGFVFAITPFNFTAIAGNLPAAPALMGNVVIWKPAFTQVYSANVIMKVFKEAGLPDGVINMVLADGPVAGDVIFKHPDFAGIHFTGSTKVFQTIWKTIGENIAAYKSFPRIVGETGGKDFVLAHKSADPKALATGLVRGAFEYQGQKCSAASRAYIPSNLWEEVKKLMLADLEEIKMGGVEDFSNFVNAVIDERAFDKITGYISKAKESDDTEFVAGGDFDKSKGYFVQPTIIRALKTDYVTLCEEIFGPVLTIYVYDDNEFEKIIPIIDSTSPYALTGAIFATDRYAIQYASEHLVNAAGNFYINDKPTGAVVGQQPFGGARASGTNDKAGSVLNLLRWVSPRAIKETLVSPVDYKYPFLGGV; this is translated from the coding sequence ATGTCACTAGGTATTTTTAATGTTCCCGCAGTGAGGAATGAGCCTGTCAAAAATTATGCACCAGGCAGCCCCGAAAGGGATTTACTAAAAAAAGCGCTTGAAGAAGCCAGGTCGAGAACGATTGAAATTCCGCAGTATATAGGTAGTCAGGAAATATATTCTCAAAATAAGCGTGCAATATCGCCCCCGCATGATCACCAGCACTTGCTGGGTTATTTTCATGAGGGAAGTGCAGAAGATGTGAGATTAGCCGTTGATGCAGCCATTGAGGCCAGAAAAAGCTGGGCTGTGCTGAATTGGGAGCAGCGCGCAGCCATTTTTTTAAAGGCAGCGGACTTGATAGCAGGCCCATATCGCGCAGAAATCAATGCAGCGACAATGTTGGGGCAATCCAAAAATGCCTATCAGGCGGAAATCGATTCAGCTTGTGAAATCATTGATTTTCTGAGGCTTAATGTCAACTTCATGCGGGACATTTATAGCCAGCAACCTTTATCGTCGGACGGTATCTGGAACCGGATGGAATATCGTCCTTTGGAAGGATTTGTGTTTGCTATTACGCCTTTCAACTTTACCGCGATTGCAGGAAATTTGCCAGCCGCACCAGCCTTGATGGGGAATGTTGTAATCTGGAAGCCAGCTTTTACACAGGTTTATTCGGCTAATGTGATCATGAAAGTGTTTAAAGAAGCAGGTTTGCCAGATGGTGTGATCAATATGGTTTTGGCTGATGGCCCTGTGGCCGGAGATGTGATATTCAAACATCCTGATTTTGCCGGTATTCACTTTACAGGAAGCACGAAAGTGTTTCAGACGATATGGAAGACTATTGGTGAAAATATCGCTGCTTACAAGTCATTCCCGAGGATAGTGGGAGAAACAGGTGGTAAGGACTTCGTCTTGGCCCATAAATCAGCCGATCCCAAAGCACTGGCAACTGGTTTGGTTAGAGGAGCGTTTGAATACCAAGGACAAAAATGTTCCGCTGCTTCTCGCGCTTACATACCATCGAATTTATGGGAGGAAGTAAAAAAATTGATGCTTGCGGATTTAGAAGAAATTAAAATGGGTGGAGTTGAGGACTTTTCCAATTTTGTGAATGCCGTCATTGATGAGAGGGCATTTGATAAAATCACTGGATACATATCAAAAGCAAAGGAAAGTGACGATACGGAATTCGTCGCTGGTGGAGACTTTGACAAAAGTAAAGGTTACTTTGTCCAGCCGACTATAATAAGAGCGCTCAAAACCGATTATGTGACGCTTTGCGAAGAGATTTTTGGACCTGTTCTGACTATATATGTATACGATGATAATGAATTTGAAAAAATCATCCCGATTATCGATAGCACTTCTCCTTATGCGTTGACCGGAGCGATATTCGCCACAGACAGATATGCTATTCAATATGCGTCTGAACATTTGGTTAACGCAGCAGGGAATTTTTATATCAATGATAAGCCGACTGGTGCTGTTGTAGGACAGCAACCTTTTGGTGGAGCAAGGGCTTCCGGTACAAATGACAAGGCTGGATCTGTTTTAAACCTGCTTCGCTGGGTATCGCCACGGGCAATAAAAGAAACACTCGTTTCCCCAGTTGATTACAAATATCCCTTCCTGGGAGGCGTTTAA